From Melanotaenia boesemani isolate fMelBoe1 chromosome 12, fMelBoe1.pri, whole genome shotgun sequence, a single genomic window includes:
- the LOC121650659 gene encoding interleukin-1 receptor type 2 — MVCLFLMLMVVTITCAYGIPALPPLPIKDGCNQVESELTMVRLAGEAVILDFPIFMSVVKKRKIVPPAAKYQISKTNQTDGIVFHHEGRVQQHDEQLWFLPAQASDSGNYTCTYRNDSYCVTGNITLLVYESTSVDMTQLSHPLDAMMGEELKVFCPSLSRFNYTYTQIDWYKDSSPTALQPGREGNRGSLIIPAVRRPHAGLYTCKLTVLINNQQYKVSRVFKLQVTGPEYEITPSNPVPEVSTTSDPGLLSTKAYRTINSLTAQPPVIISPVTGTVLEVSPGSGLDLFCQVQTECQMADSTLVTWLVNGQSVELSYLERRALQGEKRVTRVSKGCQVELKLIISVITEEEEKTEMKCVAQNAGGRSEVVAQIQLEDSPFTWLIVAVVAVFFFLTVVSVFIYVLFKPKRKKNMDYFLARQNSTFSV, encoded by the exons ATGGTCTGTTTATTTCTGATGCTTATGGTGGTCACGATCACCTGTGCATATGGAATACCTGCACTACCTCCTCTCCCTATAAAAG ACGGCTGCAACCAGGTGGAATCAGAGTTGACGATGGTACGACTTGCGGGCGAGGCCGTAATCCTGGACTTCCCGATATTCATGAGCGTTGTCAAAAAACGCAAAATTGTCCCACCAGCAGCAAAATACCAAATCAGCAAGACCAATCAGACAGATGGCATAGTCTTTCACCATGAGGGACGTGTCCAGCAACATGATGAACAGCTGTGGTTCCTCCCAGCTCAGGCTTCAGACTCAGGAAATTATACCTGCACTTACCG AAATGATAGCTACTGTGTTACTGGGAATATCACGTTACTTGTGTACGAGTCCACCTCTGTTGACATGACACAACTGTCTCATCCACTGGATGCAATGATGGGAGAGGAGCTTAAAGTGTTTTGTCCATCACTAAGCCGCTTCAACTACACTTACACACAGATAGACTGGTATAAG GACTCCAGCCCCACAGCTCTTCAGCCAGGCAGAGAGGGGAACAGAGGGAGTCTCATCATCCCTGCGGTGAGGCGACCCCATGCAGGTCTTTACACCTGCAAGCTCACAGTGCTCATCAACAACCAACAATACAAAGTCAGCAGAGTGTTCAAGCTCCAAGTAACAG GTCCAGAATATGAAATTACTCCCTCAAACCCTGTGCCTGAAGTCTCCACAACATCAGACCCAGGGCTCCTCAGCACCAAAGCCTACAGGACTATTAATT CACTGACAGCTCAACCACCTGTGATCATCTCACCTGTGACTGGAACTGTTCTTGAAGTTTCACCTG GTTCAGGCCTGGATCTGTTCTGTCAGGTGCAGACTGAATGTCAAATGGCAGATTCCACTCTTGTCACATGGCTGGTAAATGGCCAGTCAGTAGAGCTATCATACCTTGAAAGACGGGCTCTGCAGGGTGAGAAAAG GGTAACCAGGGTGTCCAAAGGCTGCCAGGTGGAGTTGAAACTAATTATTTCAGTAATAAccgaagaagaagagaaaacggAGATGAAATGTGTCGCTCAGAACGCAGGAGGGAGAAGTGAAGTTGTTGCACAGATTCAACTGGAAG ATTCGCCCTTTACTTGGCTGATTGTGGCCGTGGTGGCCGTTTTCTTCTTCCTGACCGTAGTCTCCGTCTTCATCTATGTGCTCTTCAAACCTAAAAGGAAGAAGAACATGGATTACTTTCTTGCTCGACAGAACAGCACCTTCTCAGTCtag